The genomic DNA TCTGTGTATTCCTTGTTAATTTCCTGGATGGCATTTTGGTGCTTACCGATGATGATGGCTGGCTCATTGATCCAGAGGATAAAAATCTCATCAAGGTCGGTCAATTCCTTGAAGGCATAGGCTTCGAGGGCAATATTATAGGCTGGGTCGTTGCTGTTGTTGACAATGTATTTCATCTTGTACTACTTTTTGCGTACCAAAAATGGACTGGCACATGCTTCCTTTCTTATTTGTCAGATACTCCTATTATAAAGAAAAGGAGGACAATTGACAATGGAATTGTTTAGAATGAGCCGACTTTAGAGAGTAAGAGCCAACACCATTCCTGACTGCAGAAAATGGTGTTGGCTTTTATCTTTACCCTTTTTGGGGTTTATGGAAGCTGAAACGATTTGTCTTTATTGGGGCCAGCCACTCTAAAAACAAATCAACCCACTTATATACTTGAGCGTTTTGATTACTTTCGTTGATACCTGTTCTCAAATCTCCTAATACAAGACCGTGTTTCCCCTTGTTAAAAATATGAAGTTCGTAAGATACATTGACTTCGTCTAGTGCCTGACAGTATTTTAAGGCATTGCTTGCTGGTACCAAACTATCCTCCATCGTATGCCATACGAAACTCGGAGGTGTATGTGGACTGACATTTGCTATCGTATTGAGTTTTTCAATGAGTTCTTGACTAGGATGAGTGCAACCTGTTGCTGCAAATGTTACCTTATCGAAGCTTCCAGAATCAGTATCGGCATCAAGAGCATAGGCTGCGTACGCCAATAGGAGATGGGTCGGCCTATATAGTTCCATATCTTTTCCTAATAGTTCTTGAAACCAGGGCTTGTGCCAATGTGTCCCTAGCTGACTTGCTACATGGCCACCAGCCGAAAAGCCTCCGACAACGACATAATTTAAATCAACATGAAAGGAAACAGCATTCTCTTTAAGATAAGCCACCGCCTTAGCTAATGCAACAAGAGGCTGAGGAAAGGCTGAAACTGGATTCGCTGGAAGTTGTTCGACATCATCTGAAGCCATTCTTTCTAATCCCTCTGTTGCATAGTGAACCACTATCACATGAAAGCCCTCAGCTAGAAAACGAAGTGCAACCGACTCATCTTCACGAAATGAGGTCCAAAAATAGGCTCCTCCTGGGCAAATCACTAAACTTGGATAAAGTCGGTCCGAGTCAATCTCTTGATTGGGCTCCTGAAGATAAAATTTAGCATAGGAGCCATTGTTATCTAATTGCTTTTCAAAATACTTCATACCTTGCATTTCCTTCCTCAATTTTTAATCTATTATAAAGTTTCTCAGTTATTTTGTAAATCGCAGTTTCTTGCAGGGGAAATATCATTTCTTTGGAAGGTAATCACTCCCTATCCAGCAAGATGCTCGGGGCCAGATACAGTGTGTAGTTCAGGTCTTGACACTGTTTTGAAATCTGATGTGCCTGATGTGAATCAGCTCCGTATTCGATGAGAAAGACTTGGAGGCCGGTCTGGGAGAGATTGTTCAAATAGTCCAGATAAAAATCTTCTGCTTCTGCAGTCTGTTGAACAGGTTTGCCCGCATCAAAATCGTAAGCTAAAAAGACACTTTCTTGATTGACTGCGTAGATGAGCTGTCTTGCGAGCTGAGGATCTTCAGCAAGAAATTGTGAAACAAAGGTCGAACCACCGTTGATGATGACGGGTAGGTTCATCGTCTGAAATTCCTTCAATAATTGGACCAAACTAGCATACACCTCTGGCCGCTGGTCATGATCATAGACATCAAAGTTATCCAAAAAGAGGCCATCTACCCCCTTGTCCTTCAAACTTTGGGCCAGCTGGTGAACCAGAAAATCCTGCCAGGCTGAATCCGTCACATGAATCCAGGATTCATCTGGCCAGTTGTCATAGGGTTTGAAAGTCAAATCCTTGAAATCCTGATAGAAGGAATTGGATGTTTCCAGGGCCCCAATATTGAGGTAGGCAAAAATCTGCCGAGAGCGAAAATGAAGTTGTTTGATATCGGTTTTGTCTAGATAGGTCACATCCAAAACCAAGGTCTGATAGGATTTGGAAAGTTGAAGCAAATCTTTCTTTTCCATCCCGATGAAGACTCCATAATCTGACGGTTTCTTGCCTGATACTTGAAAGCAGAAAAATAGAGCGACTCCCAATAAGATAATACCAAACAAACCTAGCCATTTCTTCACTGCTCATTTCCTCCCTTCTTCCAGACTATCAAAGAGTTAGTAAAAAGTCAAAACAGGCCCGACGTAGGCCTGTCTTTCTCGCTTATTCAATATCGCTTCCGTTTGAGGCGATGACCTTCTTGTACCAGTCAAAGGATTTCTTCTTGGAGCGTTTGAGGGTGCCATTGCCCTCATTGTCACGGTCTACGTAGATAAAGCCGTAGCGTTTCTTCATTTCGCCCGTGCCGGCTGATACGAGGTCGATACAGCCCCAAGTGGTGTAGCCCCAGAGAACCACTCCGTCCTCATGAATGGCTTGGTTCATGGTCTCGATGTGGGCCCGGAGGTAGTCGATGCGGTAATCATCCGCTACATAGCCATTTTCATCTGGTGTATCGATGGCACCCAGTCCATTTTCAACGATGAACATTGGTTTTTGGTAGCGATCCCAGATGGCGTTGAGGGTGATACGGAGGCCCAACGGGTCAATCTGCCAGCCCCACTCGGATGCGTCCAGGTAAGGGTTTTTAATGGAGGCAAAGATATTGCCCTGGGTTTGTTCTTTGACAGCTGGATCGCCAGTAGCGACGCGGCTTGAATAGTAGGAGAAGGAAATGAAGTCGACAGTGTGCTCCTTGAGCAGGGCCAGGTCTTCCTCGGTCATTTCCAGCTCAAGGCCCAGTTTTTCCCATTTCTTCTTGGCGTAGTTTGGATATTCACCACGGGATTGCACATCGATAAAGAAATAGTTTTCCCGGTCTTCCTGCATGGCTTCCCAGTAGTCGCGCGGATGGCAGGTATGGGGATAGTATTGGCCTGCCGCCAGCATACAGCCGACCTTGTTTTCTGGGTCTACTTCATGGGCGATTTTGGTCGCAATGGCGGAAGCCACCAGCTCATGGTGGGCCGCCTGGTATTTGACCAAATCTTCGTTTTCCCCTTCTTCAAAGCAGAGCCCTGCCCCCATAAATGGCGCGTGGAGAATCATATTGATTTCATTGAAGGTTAGCCAGTATTTGACCAGGCCCTTGTAACGGGTAAAGAGGGCACGGCAGAGATTTTCATAGAAGCCCAGCATCTTGCGGCTACGCCAGCCACCATAGGTTTCAATCAGGTGCATGGGGCAGTCAAAGTGGGTGATAGTGACCAAAGGCTCGATGCCATACTTGTGGCATTCTTTGAAGAGATCTTCGTAGAATTTCAGGCCTGCTTCATTTGGCTCAGCCTCATCCCCCTTAGGGAAAATACGGGTCCAGGCGATGGAGAGGCGGTAGGTTTTAAAGCCCATTTCGCCAAAGAGGGCGATGTCTTCCTTGAATCGATGGTACATATCGATGGATTCCTTGGCTGGATAGAAATAGCCATCCTCAAAATCAAACATCTTCTTGCGGCCGGTAATGATGGCTCCGCGGTCTTCCCCAATAGGCACGACATCCACATTGGCCAGGCCGCGGCCGTCTACATTGTAGGCACCTTCACACTGGTTGGCAGCTGTTGCGCCACCCCATAAAAATCCGTCTGGAAATGGTTTTAATGGTGTCATTTCTTTCTCCTTTATTAGTTGGTTTCTTTTTGACAGAGGACTTCCCTATTCACTGGGTCTACAATGGATAAAAGGTCATAACGACCATCTTGGTAATTAAACTCCATGATGGCACAATTTCGCATCGGAACCCTTGGGAAATCTGTCAGGACATGTCTTAAAAATTGGGCAATGGTAGCCCCGTGACCGACAACGAGTACCGTCTGATTGTCAGGATTGTTCAAAATATCCCGCATGGTTGCTTCCATCCGCAAACGAACCGTCATATAATCTTCGCCCCCGTAGGTCACGAAATAATCTCCGTAACCAATATCACCCTGCAAGGGCGGATTGAGGTACTCCTGCTGACCCTCAAAGGCACCGAAATCCTGTTCTTTCAAGCCTTTCAAAAGCGAATATAATCTGTTCGGCCGCTGACAAGCTCTGCTGTATCACAGGCTCTTTCCTGAGTTGAAGAGTAAACGCGGTCAAATTGGATGCCCTGTTCCGTGAAATAATCATGGGCTGCCCGAGCCTGAGCAATCCCTTCTTCTGTCAAGGGAGAATCACAGGCTCCTTGGATGCGTTTTTGCAGATTAAAGCGAGTCTGTCCATGGCGCATGAGATAGACTTTTTTCATAACGTTTACCTCGTTACAAATCATAAACCTTGAAATCATTCTGAGGGTCAATCAAGTGTTCAAACTGGATTTGCCCATCTTCATAATTTAGTTGGCAAATGGCGCAGTTAGGTAAAAAAACTCCTGGGGGAAATTGAACATCTAAGACCTGTACCAAGCCCCAAATAGCTGCTCCATGGCTGACCATGAGAATGGACTGGGCTGGGTCTGTTTCTGCCACAGAAAGAATAGCCTCTTCTACCCGCCTGCCCACTTCATGAATGTCTTCTCCGCCAAACGGTACCAGCAAATCTTCAAAAGAGCGTGAACCCGGCCGGTGCTTGGGCAGTAATTCCTCTTCTCTTGCTTCAAAGATACCGAAGTTCATCTCTTTCAGCCCTTTGAGCTGCTGGTAAGGAGTATCCGTTACCAACTTCAAGGTATCGGTTGCCCGCTCTTGTGTTGACGAATAGGCGGCATCAAATGCAATACCTTGTCGTTTGAAGTAGGCGCCGACCGCCTGAGCCTGCTCAATCCCCTTTTGCGTCAAGGGAGAGTCGCACCAGCCCTGAACCCGTTTTTGTGTGTTGAACAGGGTTTCGCCATGTCGCATTAAGTAAATGGTTTTTGACATATAACCTCCTAGTCATTCAAGGCCGTAGCGCCGTTGCTTGCAATCAAATCTCTGTAATAGAAGAAGGAATCCTTGCGAGACCGGTCAAAGCTTCCTTGACCCTGATCATCCGCATCGACATAGACAAAGCCGTAGCGTTTGGACATTTCAGAAGTCGAAGCTGAAACTAGGTCTGTACAACCCCACCAGGTGTAGCCCATGAGCTCCACTCCGTCCTCAATGGCTTCGTACATCTGCTGGACATGTTTTTCCAAATAGTCAATCCGGTAGCTGTCATGGATAGCACCATCTTCTTCGACCACGTCCAGGGCACCCAGGCCATTTTCCACGATGAAAAGGGGCACCTGATAGCGGTCATAGAGTTTGTTGAGGGTGGTACGAAGTCCGACAGGGTCAATTTGCCAGCCCCAGTCCGAAGCCTCCAGGTATGGATTGGCTTCGCCCAGCAGGAGATTACCTGCGGTGGCTTGTTGCTCAGGACTTTGGTTGTTGGGGTGACGGGTCACAGAGGTCATGTAGTAGGAGAAACTCATAAAGTCCACTGGGTACTGCTTGAGAATGGCTTCATCTCCTGGCTCAAACTGAATCTGGATATTATTTTCCTTGAAGAAACGATTCATGTAGCGCGGATAGGCTCCCCGAATTTGGACGTCAGAATAGAAGAGATTAGCCTGCTCCCTCTGCACCGCGTGGAGGATATCATCTGGATGGCAGGTTGCTGGATAGGCCTCCATCCGAGCCAACATACAGCCCACCTTGTTTTCTGGGTCAATCTCATGGGCAGCCTTGGTTGCCAAGCTTGAAGCGATAAATTGATGGTGGACAGCCTGGTACATCTCATCCAAATGGAGTTTGCCATCTTCAAAGAGGAGGCCGCCTGACAAGTAGCCTGTCAGACCGAGAATATTGATTTCATTGAAGGTCAGCCAGTACTTAACCTTGCCCTTGTAACGCTTGAAGACCGTTTCCGCATAACGAACAAAGAAGTCAATCACCTTGCGGTTCTTCCAGCCACCGTACTCGGTCACCAGATGAATGGGAAATTCGTAGTGGGACAGGGTCACCAAGGGCTCGATACCGTACTTGTTGAGCTCATCAAAGACCTTGTCATAGAAGGCCAGTCCTTCTTCATTGGGCTCCAACTCATCTCCCTTTGGAAAAATCCGTGGCCAGGCGATGGAGAGACGGAAAGTCTTAAAACCCATTTCCGCGTAGAGGGCGATGTCCTCCTTGTAGCGGTGGTAAAAATCAGAACCCCAGCGCTTTGGATAAAGTCCTTCTGTATCCTGAAGGGCAAAATCCAGTCTTTC from Streptococcus oriscaviae includes the following:
- a CDS encoding alpha/beta hydrolase, whose product is MKYFEKQLDNNGSYAKFYLQEPNQEIDSDRLYPSLVICPGGAYFWTSFREDESVALRFLAEGFHVIVVHYATEGLERMASDDVEQLPANPVSAFPQPLVALAKAVAYLKENAVSFHVDLNYVVVGGFSAGGHVASQLGTHWHKPWFQELLGKDMELYRPTHLLLAYAAYALDADTDSGSFDKVTFAATGCTHPSQELIEKLNTIANVSPHTPPSFVWHTMEDSLVPASNALKYCQALDEVNVSYELHIFNKGKHGLVLGDLRTGINESNQNAQVYKWVDLFLEWLAPIKTNRFSFHKPQKG
- a CDS encoding endo alpha-1,4 polygalactosaminidase, with the protein product MKKWLGLFGIILLGVALFFCFQVSGKKPSDYGVFIGMEKKDLLQLSKSYQTLVLDVTYLDKTDIKQLHFRSRQIFAYLNIGALETSNSFYQDFKDLTFKPYDNWPDESWIHVTDSAWQDFLVHQLAQSLKDKGVDGLFLDNFDVYDHDQRPEVYASLVQLLKEFQTMNLPVIINGGSTFVSQFLAEDPQLARQLIYAVNQESVFLAYDFDAGKPVQQTAEAEDFYLDYLNNLSQTGLQVFLIEYGADSHQAHQISKQCQDLNYTLYLAPSILLDRE
- a CDS encoding 6-phospho-beta-glucosidase, whose product is MTPLKPFPDGFLWGGATAANQCEGAYNVDGRGLANVDVVPIGEDRGAIITGRKKMFDFEDGYFYPAKESIDMYHRFKEDIALFGEMGFKTYRLSIAWTRIFPKGDEAEPNEAGLKFYEDLFKECHKYGIEPLVTITHFDCPMHLIETYGGWRSRKMLGFYENLCRALFTRYKGLVKYWLTFNEINMILHAPFMGAGLCFEEGENEDLVKYQAAHHELVASAIATKIAHEVDPENKVGCMLAAGQYYPHTCHPRDYWEAMQEDRENYFFIDVQSRGEYPNYAKKKWEKLGLELEMTEEDLALLKEHTVDFISFSYYSSRVATGDPAVKEQTQGNIFASIKNPYLDASEWGWQIDPLGLRITLNAIWDRYQKPMFIVENGLGAIDTPDENGYVADDYRIDYLRAHIETMNQAIHEDGVVLWGYTTWGCIDLVSAGTGEMKKRYGFIYVDRDNEGNGTLKRSKKKSFDWYKKVIASNGSDIE
- a CDS encoding histidine phosphatase family protein produces the protein MSKTIYLMRHGETLFNTQKRVQGWCDSPLTQKGIEQAQAVGAYFKRQGIAFDAAYSSTQERATDTLKLVTDTPYQQLKGLKEMNFGIFEAREEELLPKHRPGSRSFEDLLVPFGGEDIHEVGRRVEEAILSVAETDPAQSILMVSHGAAIWGLVQVLDVQFPPGVFLPNCAICQLNYEDGQIQFEHLIDPQNDFKVYDL
- a CDS encoding 6-phospho-beta-glucosidase, which gives rise to MTDKRFPDGFLWGGATAANQFEGGFGEGGRGFATSDTARAVNPEERKSMTGEFTTPMNRERLDFALQDTEGLYPKRWGSDFYHRYKEDIALYAEMGFKTFRLSIAWPRIFPKGDELEPNEEGLAFYDKVFDELNKYGIEPLVTLSHYEFPIHLVTEYGGWKNRKVIDFFVRYAETVFKRYKGKVKYWLTFNEINILGLTGYLSGGLLFEDGKLHLDEMYQAVHHQFIASSLATKAAHEIDPENKVGCMLARMEAYPATCHPDDILHAVQREQANLFYSDVQIRGAYPRYMNRFFKENNIQIQFEPGDEAILKQYPVDFMSFSYYMTSVTRHPNNQSPEQQATAGNLLLGEANPYLEASDWGWQIDPVGLRTTLNKLYDRYQVPLFIVENGLGALDVVEEDGAIHDSYRIDYLEKHVQQMYEAIEDGVELMGYTWWGCTDLVSASTSEMSKRYGFVYVDADDQGQGSFDRSRKDSFFYYRDLIASNGATALND